In a single window of the Elaeis guineensis isolate ETL-2024a chromosome 6, EG11, whole genome shotgun sequence genome:
- the LOC105047732 gene encoding aldehyde dehydrogenase family 2 member C4, protein MANDCNGNSGGAFKMPEIKFTKLFINGQFVDSVSGKTFETRDPRTGEVIAEVAEGDKKDVDLAVKAAREAFDHGKWPRMSGYERGRLMSKFADLIEEHIEELAMLDSLDAGKLLKLGKIVDIPHCANMLRYYAGAADKIHGETLKLSSQCQGYTLKEPIGVVAHIIPWNFPSTMFLLKVSPALAAGCTMVVKPAEQTPLSALHYAHLAKQAGIPDGVINVVNGFGTTAGAALCSHMDVDKISFTGSTEVGRLVMEAAAKSNLKPVSLELGGKSPIIIFDDADVDMAVDLALKAIFYNKGEICVAGSRIFVQEGIYDEFVKKAAESAKGWVVGDPFDPHVHQGPQIDKNQFEKVLQYIEHGKREGATLLTGGKRYGERGFYIEPTIFTDVKEDMKIAQDEIFGPVMSLMKFRTIEEAIEKANATRYGLAAGIVTKDLNIANRVSRSLRAGTIWINCYFAFDPDAPFGGFKMSGFGRDCGLNAIEKYLQVKSVVTPLYSSPWL, encoded by the exons ATGGCTAACGATTGCAACGGAAACTCCGGCGGTGCCTTCAAGATGCCAGAGATAAAGTTCACCAAGCTCTTCATCAATGGCCAATTCGTCGACTCCGTCTCTG GGAAGACATTCGAGACAAGGGACCCACGAACCGGAGAGGTGATAGCTGAAGTTGCCGAGGGCGATAAAAAGGACGTGGACTTGGCCGTGAAGGCTGCGAGAGAAGCCTTCGACCATGGCAAATGGCCTCGCATGTCCGGTTAT GAGAGGGGAAGGCTCATGTCAAAGTTTGCAGACTTGATCGAAGAGCACATAGAAGAGCTGGCGATGCTGGATAGTTTAGATGCCGGAAAGCTGCTCAAACTGGGGAAAATTGTGGACATCCCCCACTGCGCTAACATGCTGCGGTACTATGCCGGAGCCGCAGATAAGATCCACGGAGAGACGCTAAAGCTGTCCAGCCAGTGCCAAGGATACACGCTCAAGGAGCCCATCGGTGTGGTCGCCCACATCATACCCTGGAATTTCCCGTCCACCATGTTCCTCTTGAAGGTCAGTCCCGCTTTGGCCGCCGGTTGCACCATGGTTGTCAAGCCTGCCGAGCAAACTCCTCTCTCGGCCTTGCACTATGCCCACTTGGCCAAGCAG GCCGGTATTCCGGATGGAGTGATCAATGTTGTCAATGGATTCGGTACCACAGCTGGTGCGGCCCTCTGCTCGCACATGGATGTTGACAAA ATTAGTTTTACTGGTTCGACGGAAGTAGGACGCCTAGTGATGGAGGCAGCTGCTAAAAGTAATTTAAAGCCCGTGTCACTTGAATTGGGTGGCAAGTCCCCCATCATCATCTTCGATGATGCCGATGTCGACATGGCAGTCGATCTAGCTCTGAAAGCCATCTTCTACAACAAG GGAGAAATTTGCGTTGCAGGGTCTCGTATCTTTGTTCAGGAAGGAATTTATGATGAATTCGTAAAGAAGGCAGCAGAGAGTGCCAAAGGCTGGGTAGTTGGAGACCCTTTTGACCCCCATGTTCATCAAGGCCCTCAG ATTGATAAGAACCAATTTGAAAAAGTTCTTCAATACATTGAGCATGGTAAGAGAGAGGGAGCTACCTTGTTGACAGGAGGCAAACGCTATGGAGAGAGAGGTTTCTACATTGAACCAACAATTTTCACTGATGTTAAG GAGGACATGAAGATTGCCCAAGATGAGATATTTGGACCTGTGATGTCCCTCATGAAATTTCG GACGATCGAGGAGGCGATAGAGAAGGCGAATGCTACAAGATATGGTCTGGCTGCTGGAATAGTAACTAAGGATTTGAACATAGCCAACAGGGTCTCAAGATCACTTCGTGCAGGCACCATTTGGATCAATTGTTACTTTGCGTTCGACCCAGATGCTCCTTTTGGCGGGTTTAAGATGAGTGGATTTGGAAGGGACTGTGGATTGAATGCAATCGAAAAGTATCTTCAAGTTAAATCAGTAGTCACTCCTCTCTACTCTTCCCCTTGGCTGTAA